In a genomic window of Streptomyces katrae:
- a CDS encoding helical backbone metal receptor has translation MRVVSLVPSLTEAVAVSAPGRLVGVTDWCTHPADLGEAVRIGGTKNPDVGAIVRLRPDLVIANEEENRAPDLAALRAAGLEVLVTEVRDLPQAFSELDRLLVGALGLERPEWLDRAEEVWSGVEPAGSFTAFVPVWRRPWMVLGRDTFAGDLLARLGVRNVYAGHPERYPKVPLAELTASGCDLVVLPDEPYAFTAQDGPEAFPGLRAALVSGRHLTWYGPSLAQAPAVLGAALRRSSAAAGR, from the coding sequence GTGCGCGTCGTCTCGCTCGTGCCCTCCCTCACGGAGGCGGTCGCCGTGTCGGCGCCGGGGCGGCTCGTCGGGGTCACGGACTGGTGCACGCACCCGGCGGACCTGGGGGAGGCGGTACGGATCGGGGGGACGAAGAACCCCGACGTGGGGGCGATCGTACGGCTGCGCCCGGACCTGGTGATCGCCAACGAGGAGGAGAACCGGGCCCCCGACCTGGCGGCGCTGCGCGCGGCCGGTCTGGAGGTGCTGGTCACCGAGGTCCGCGACCTGCCGCAGGCCTTCTCCGAGCTGGACCGGCTGCTGGTGGGGGCGCTGGGGCTGGAGCGGCCCGAGTGGCTGGACCGTGCCGAAGAGGTCTGGTCCGGGGTGGAGCCCGCGGGCTCCTTCACGGCCTTCGTGCCGGTGTGGCGCCGACCGTGGATGGTGCTGGGCCGGGACACCTTCGCGGGCGACCTGCTCGCCCGGCTGGGGGTCCGCAACGTGTACGCCGGGCACCCGGAGCGGTATCCGAAGGTGCCGCTCGCCGAGCTGACGGCGAGCGGCTGCGATCTGGTGGTGCTCCCCGACGAGCCCTACGCCTTCACCGCGCAGGACGGCCCGGAGGCCTTTCCGGGCCTCCGGGCCGCGCTGGTCAGCGGCCGTCACCTCACCTGGTACGGGCCTTCGCTGGCGCAGGCGCCGGCCGTCCTGGGGGCGGCGCTCAGGCGGTCTTCGGCAGCAGCCGGCCGCTGA
- a CDS encoding gamma-glutamyl-gamma-aminobutyrate hydrolase family protein: MPRPLIGITTYVEASTRYGVWDLPTSLVPSGYYELVQAAGGAAVLLPPDDAERAAEVLGRLDGLVVSGGPDVDPLRYGAERDPRTGAPATVRDEWELALLRAALADGVPLLGICRGMQALNVALGGTLIQHIDGHVDTPGVTSWHPVTPVPGTRYAELVPEVAEVPTYHHQAVDRLGRGLVVSAYAQDGTVEAIEDPDRSKWVVGVQWHPERDKDTRVMASLVEAAADRRPVPVA, encoded by the coding sequence GTGCCCAGGCCGCTCATCGGCATCACGACCTACGTGGAGGCGTCCACCCGCTACGGGGTGTGGGACCTTCCGACGTCCCTCGTCCCGTCCGGCTACTACGAACTGGTCCAGGCGGCGGGCGGCGCGGCCGTCCTGCTGCCGCCCGACGACGCGGAGCGGGCGGCGGAGGTGCTGGGACGGCTCGACGGGCTCGTCGTCTCCGGCGGCCCGGACGTGGACCCCCTGCGGTACGGGGCCGAGCGCGACCCCCGTACGGGCGCACCCGCGACGGTCCGCGACGAGTGGGAACTGGCCCTGCTCCGGGCCGCCCTGGCCGACGGGGTGCCGCTCCTGGGCATCTGCCGCGGCATGCAGGCGCTGAACGTGGCCCTGGGCGGCACGCTGATCCAGCACATCGACGGCCACGTCGACACCCCCGGGGTCACCTCCTGGCACCCCGTCACCCCGGTGCCCGGCACCCGGTACGCGGAGCTGGTCCCGGAGGTCGCGGAGGTCCCGACGTACCACCACCAGGCGGTGGACCGCCTCGGCCGGGGGCTGGTCGTCTCGGCGTACGCGCAGGACGGCACGGTCGAGGCCATCGAGGACCCCGACCGGTCGAAGTGGGTCGTGGGCGTGCAGTGGCACCCCGAGCGGGACAAGGACACCCGGGTGATGGCCTCCCTGGTCGAGGCGGCCGCCGACCGCCGGCCGGTCCCGGTGGCCTGA
- a CDS encoding glutamine synthetase family protein yields MVDRKPPLAPEELRALVAGGEIDTVVLAFPDMQGRLQGKRFAAQFFLDEVLDHGTEGCNYLLAVDTDMNTVDGYEMSSWDRGYGDFAMHPDLATLRRIPWNPGSAFVLADLAWHDGTPVVAAPRQILRRQLERLAEHGYTAMVGTELEFMVFQDTYEQAWNADYRALTPANQYNIDYSVLGTGRIEPLLRRIRNEMQTAGLTVESAKGECNLGQHEIAFRYDEALTTCDQHSVYKTGAKEIASQEGVSLTFMAKFDEREGNSCHIHLSLTDTDGRNAMAGDGPGGMSPLMRHFLAGQLAALRDFSLLYAPNINSYKRFRPGSFAPTAVAWGVDNRTCALRVVGHGRSMRFENRLPGGDVNPYLAVAGLVAAGLYGVENRLELPEACTGNAYTADFAHVPTTLREAAELWENSEIAKAAFGPEVVAHYRNMARVELDAYDSAVTDWERRRSFERL; encoded by the coding sequence GTGGTAGACCGCAAGCCGCCGCTCGCGCCCGAGGAGCTTCGCGCCCTCGTCGCAGGCGGCGAGATCGACACCGTCGTCCTCGCCTTTCCCGACATGCAGGGACGACTTCAGGGCAAGCGGTTCGCCGCACAGTTCTTCCTCGACGAGGTACTCGACCACGGCACCGAGGGCTGCAACTACCTCCTCGCCGTCGACACCGACATGAACACCGTCGACGGCTACGAGATGTCCTCCTGGGACCGGGGCTACGGCGACTTCGCCATGCACCCCGACCTCGCCACCCTCCGCCGCATCCCCTGGAACCCCGGCAGCGCGTTCGTCCTCGCGGACCTCGCCTGGCACGACGGCACGCCGGTCGTCGCCGCGCCCCGCCAGATCCTGCGCCGCCAGCTGGAGCGCCTCGCCGAACACGGCTACACCGCCATGGTCGGCACCGAGCTGGAGTTCATGGTCTTCCAGGACACCTACGAACAGGCCTGGAACGCCGACTACCGCGCCCTGACCCCCGCCAACCAGTACAACATCGACTACTCCGTCCTCGGCACCGGCCGCATCGAACCCCTGCTGCGCCGCATCCGCAACGAGATGCAGACCGCCGGACTGACCGTCGAGTCCGCCAAGGGCGAGTGCAACCTCGGCCAGCACGAGATCGCCTTCCGCTACGACGAGGCGCTCACCACCTGCGACCAGCACTCCGTCTACAAGACCGGCGCCAAGGAGATCGCCTCCCAGGAAGGCGTCTCGCTCACCTTCATGGCCAAGTTCGACGAGCGCGAGGGCAACTCCTGCCACATCCACCTCTCGCTCACCGACACCGACGGACGCAACGCCATGGCCGGGGACGGACCGGGCGGCATGTCACCGCTCATGCGGCACTTCCTGGCCGGCCAGCTGGCGGCGCTGCGCGACTTCTCCCTTCTCTACGCCCCCAACATCAACTCGTACAAGCGTTTCCGCCCGGGATCCTTCGCGCCCACCGCCGTCGCCTGGGGCGTCGACAACCGCACCTGCGCCCTGCGCGTGGTCGGCCACGGCCGCTCCATGCGCTTCGAGAACCGCCTCCCCGGCGGCGACGTCAACCCCTACCTCGCCGTCGCCGGCCTGGTCGCGGCCGGCCTCTACGGCGTCGAGAACCGCCTCGAACTCCCCGAGGCCTGCACCGGCAACGCCTACACCGCCGACTTCGCCCACGTCCCCACCACCCTGCGCGAGGCCGCGGAACTCTGGGAGAACAGCGAGATCGCCAAGGCCGCGTTCGGCCCCGAAGTCGTCGCCCACTACCGCAACATGGCCCGCGTCGAACTCGACGCCTACGACTCCGCGGTCACCGACTGGGAACGCCGCCGCTCCTTCGAACGCCTCTGA
- a CDS encoding helix-turn-helix domain-containing protein encodes MGVAVRKRRRALHLTLAAVSARSGLSVPFLSQIENERARPSMRSLERVADALETTAVDLLAASDTARTVDLVRAGDDSGLGPVGGVRPLVRGHHQLHALEFSGDQDAGREYQHRNDELMYVVAGACQVEAEGRAYRLEEGDALFLSGGVRHRWRATSEDTRLLVVAVGEHIHATSEPPSPEH; translated from the coding sequence GTGGGCGTCGCGGTGCGCAAACGGCGCCGGGCGCTCCACCTCACGCTGGCCGCGGTGTCGGCGCGCAGCGGGCTGTCCGTGCCCTTCCTCAGCCAGATAGAGAACGAGCGCGCCCGCCCCAGCATGCGCTCGCTGGAGCGGGTCGCGGACGCCCTGGAGACCACGGCGGTCGACCTGCTCGCCGCCTCCGACACGGCCCGCACGGTGGACCTGGTGCGGGCCGGCGACGACTCCGGGCTCGGGCCGGTGGGCGGAGTGCGCCCCCTCGTACGGGGCCACCACCAGCTGCACGCGCTGGAGTTCAGCGGCGACCAGGACGCCGGCCGCGAGTACCAGCACCGCAACGACGAGCTGATGTACGTGGTCGCGGGGGCCTGCCAGGTGGAGGCCGAGGGGCGGGCGTACCGGCTGGAGGAGGGGGACGCGCTGTTCCTGTCCGGCGGGGTGCGCCACCGCTGGCGGGCCACGAGCGAGGACACCCGGCTCCTCGTCGTGGCCGTCGGAGAGCACATCCACGCCACCTCCGAGCCGCCGTCCCCGGAGCACTGA
- a CDS encoding TDT family transporter: MATTTVRPRTVINSAPRTHKAPALRHLGPNWYASVMGTAIIANAGATLPYQLPGQRVACQLVWALSAAALAVLLAARAGHWLHHRDQARAHLLDPAVAPFYGCLAMALLAVGGGTLIVGKDLIGTGAAVAVDTVLFTAGTLTGLVMAVVVPYLMVVRHKVEASQATPVWLLPVVSPMVSAAVGPLLVPHLPAGQPREALLLACYAMFGVSLMATLLLLPLVFGRLIVSGPLPLALTPALFLVLGPLGQSTTAVNQLADVAPGAIGAPYAQALGAFAVVYGVPVMGFALLWLALAASMLVRAARGGMGFAMTWWALTFPVGTCVTGAAGLARHTGLDAFAWLAAALFLGLVTAWLPAAVHTLRGLFSGRLLPKTA; the protein is encoded by the coding sequence ATGGCCACCACCACCGTGCGACCCCGCACCGTCATCAACAGCGCACCCCGGACCCACAAGGCCCCCGCGCTGCGCCACCTCGGCCCCAACTGGTACGCCTCCGTCATGGGTACGGCGATCATCGCGAACGCCGGGGCCACCCTCCCCTACCAGCTCCCGGGCCAGCGCGTGGCCTGCCAGCTCGTCTGGGCGCTGTCCGCCGCGGCCCTCGCCGTCCTGCTCGCCGCCCGCGCCGGGCACTGGCTCCACCACCGCGACCAGGCCCGCGCCCACCTCCTCGACCCGGCCGTCGCCCCCTTCTACGGATGTCTGGCGATGGCCCTGCTGGCGGTCGGCGGCGGCACGCTCATCGTCGGCAAGGACCTGATCGGGACCGGCGCCGCCGTCGCCGTGGACACCGTCCTGTTCACCGCCGGCACCCTGACCGGCCTGGTGATGGCCGTGGTGGTGCCCTACCTGATGGTGGTCCGGCACAAGGTCGAGGCCTCGCAGGCCACCCCCGTGTGGCTGCTGCCCGTGGTCTCCCCCATGGTCTCCGCCGCCGTCGGTCCCCTGCTGGTCCCCCACCTGCCCGCCGGCCAGCCCCGCGAGGCCCTGCTGCTGGCCTGCTACGCCATGTTCGGCGTGAGCCTCATGGCCACCCTGCTGCTGCTCCCCCTGGTCTTCGGCCGGCTGATCGTGAGCGGACCCCTGCCCCTGGCGCTGACCCCGGCCCTGTTCCTGGTCCTCGGCCCCCTCGGCCAGTCGACCACCGCCGTCAACCAGCTCGCCGACGTGGCCCCCGGCGCCATCGGCGCCCCCTACGCCCAGGCCCTCGGCGCCTTCGCCGTCGTCTACGGAGTGCCCGTGATGGGCTTCGCCCTGCTGTGGCTGGCCCTGGCCGCCTCGATGCTGGTCCGCGCCGCCCGCGGCGGCATGGGCTTCGCGATGACCTGGTGGGCACTGACCTTCCCCGTCGGCACCTGCGTGACCGGCGCCGCCGGGCTGGCCCGGCACACCGGGCTGGACGCCTTCGCCTGGCTGGCCGCCGCCCTGTTCCTGGGCCTGGTCACCGCCTGGCTGCCGGCCGCCGTCCACACCCTGCGCGGCCTCTTCAGCGGCCGGCTGCTGCCGAAGACCGCCTGA
- a CDS encoding FadR/GntR family transcriptional regulator, with protein sequence MTDTAGDGGAIARLNPVLRQVRAGNGFEEALEQILQVVRLGLVPGGERLPPERELAERMGISRVTLREVLKVLQDQGLVEARRGRYGGTFVLARPDTPAGGAEEELRRRVAGVDIEDVLRFREVLEVGAAGLCASQGLPEEGGERLLAALAATHDAPLAEYRRQDTLFHLTLCELAGSASLTAQYAAVRARVNDLLDCIPLLVRNLEHSQQQHSALVEAVLERDAEAARAVMREHCCGTAALLRGFLA encoded by the coding sequence ATGACCGACACGGCGGGCGACGGGGGCGCGATCGCGCGGCTCAATCCCGTGCTGCGGCAGGTCCGGGCGGGCAACGGTTTCGAGGAGGCGCTGGAGCAGATCCTCCAGGTGGTCCGGCTGGGTCTGGTGCCGGGCGGGGAACGGCTGCCGCCGGAGCGGGAGTTGGCGGAGCGGATGGGGATCAGCCGGGTCACCCTGCGCGAGGTGCTGAAGGTGCTCCAGGACCAGGGCCTGGTCGAGGCCCGGCGCGGCCGGTACGGGGGCACGTTCGTGCTGGCCCGCCCCGACACCCCGGCCGGCGGGGCCGAGGAGGAGCTGCGGCGGCGCGTGGCGGGGGTGGACATCGAGGACGTGCTGCGCTTCCGCGAGGTGCTGGAGGTCGGCGCGGCCGGGCTGTGCGCCTCGCAGGGGCTGCCCGAGGAGGGCGGCGAACGGCTGCTCGCCGCCCTGGCCGCCACGCACGACGCCCCGCTGGCCGAGTACCGCCGCCAGGACACCCTCTTCCACCTGACCCTGTGCGAACTGGCCGGCTCGGCCAGCCTGACGGCCCAGTACGCGGCCGTCCGGGCCCGGGTCAACGACCTGCTGGACTGCATCCCGCTGCTGGTGCGCAACCTGGAGCACTCCCAGCAGCAGCACAGCGCCCTGGTGGAGGCGGTGCTGGAACGCGACGCGGAGGCGGCGCGGGCGGTGATGCGCGAGCACTGCTGCGGTACGGCGGCCCTGCTGCGCGGATTCCTGGCCTGA
- the eat gene encoding ethanolamine permease → MAEDLSTAPASPAVGDTDAEYLQRRTLRRGSAGWLLLTGLGVAYVVSGDYSGWNVGLSKGGFGGLAVATVLMGAMYACLVFSLAELSTILPTAGGGYGFARRALGPWGGFLTGTAILIEYVLAPAAIVIFIGDYVESLGLFGLTSSWPVYLGCFVVFIGVHLWGVGEALRFSLVVTAIAVAALLVFAAGALTGFDAASLDNIPVDTGAFGSGSWLPFGVLGIWAAFPFGMWFFLGVEGVPLAAEEAKDPVRSMPKALAISMGILALLALVTFVAATGAQGADAVKSAGNPLVVALEGDGGPTALSRFVNYAGLAGLVASFFSLIYAGSRQLFALSRAGYLPRFLSLTSRRKAPYLGLVIPGAIGFALAAATGNGARMLNVAVFGATISYALMALSHIVLRRREPGLERPYRTPGGVLTSSVAFVLALSALVATFLVDVDAALIALAVYAVALAYFAFYSRHRLVASAPEEEFAALAEAEAELTRD, encoded by the coding sequence ATGGCCGAAGACCTTTCCACCGCGCCCGCATCACCCGCCGTCGGGGACACCGACGCCGAGTACCTCCAGCGCCGGACCCTGCGCCGCGGCAGCGCCGGCTGGCTGCTGCTGACCGGGCTCGGCGTCGCCTACGTCGTCTCCGGGGACTACTCCGGCTGGAACGTGGGCCTGTCCAAGGGCGGCTTCGGCGGCCTGGCCGTCGCCACGGTGCTCATGGGCGCCATGTACGCCTGCCTGGTCTTCTCCCTCGCCGAACTGTCCACCATCCTGCCCACGGCGGGCGGTGGTTACGGCTTCGCCCGCCGCGCGCTGGGCCCCTGGGGCGGCTTCCTGACCGGTACCGCCATCCTCATCGAGTACGTCCTGGCCCCGGCGGCGATCGTCATCTTCATCGGCGACTACGTCGAATCCCTGGGCCTGTTCGGGCTGACCTCCAGCTGGCCGGTCTACCTCGGCTGCTTCGTCGTCTTCATCGGCGTCCACCTGTGGGGCGTGGGCGAGGCCCTGCGCTTCAGCCTCGTCGTCACCGCCATCGCCGTGGCCGCCCTGCTGGTCTTCGCCGCCGGCGCGCTGACCGGCTTCGACGCGGCCTCCCTCGACAACATCCCGGTGGACACCGGTGCGTTCGGCTCCGGCTCCTGGCTGCCGTTCGGCGTCCTCGGCATCTGGGCCGCGTTCCCCTTCGGCATGTGGTTCTTCCTCGGCGTCGAGGGCGTCCCGCTGGCGGCGGAGGAGGCCAAGGACCCGGTCCGCTCCATGCCGAAGGCCCTGGCCATCTCCATGGGCATCCTCGCGCTCCTCGCCCTGGTCACCTTCGTCGCCGCCACCGGCGCGCAGGGCGCCGACGCCGTGAAGTCCGCGGGCAACCCCCTGGTCGTGGCCCTGGAGGGGGACGGCGGCCCGACCGCGCTGAGCCGCTTCGTCAACTACGCGGGCCTCGCCGGCCTCGTCGCCTCCTTCTTCTCCCTCATCTACGCGGGCTCCCGCCAGCTGTTCGCCCTCTCCCGGGCCGGATACCTGCCGCGCTTCCTTTCCCTCACCTCCCGGCGCAAGGCGCCGTACCTCGGACTGGTGATCCCCGGCGCGATCGGTTTCGCCCTCGCGGCGGCCACCGGCAACGGGGCGCGGATGCTGAACGTCGCGGTGTTCGGGGCGACCATCTCCTACGCCCTGATGGCCCTCTCCCACATCGTGCTGCGCCGCCGCGAACCCGGCCTGGAACGGCCGTACCGCACCCCCGGAGGGGTCCTGACCTCGTCCGTCGCCTTCGTCCTCGCCCTTTCGGCGCTGGTCGCCACCTTCCTGGTGGACGTCGACGCGGCGCTCATCGCCCTCGCCGTGTACGCCGTCGCCCTCGCCTACTTCGCCTTCTACAGCCGCCACCGGCTCGTGGCCTCCGCGCCCGAGGAGGAGTTCGCCGCGCTTGCGGAAGCCGAGGCGGAGTTGACCAGAGACTGA
- a CDS encoding LysR family transcriptional regulator, with product MGNEEMVPLAHRVPDLGALELLLTVARVGSLSRAARRLGITQPAASSRIRAMETRLGVALVDRSPRGSTLTAEGALVTDWARRVVEAAEAFDAGAQALRGRRDSRLRVAASMTIAEYLLPGWLIALRGERPDTAVSLHAGNSADVAQRVLTHEADLGFVEGLSVPDGLDSAVIAQDRLVVAVAPGHPWARRSKGVAAGELASTALILRERGSGTRQVLDAALAPSGGVAAPLLELASTTAVKAAALSGAGPCVLSELALGDELAARRLVEVPVPGAALARALRAVWPSGARPAGPARDLLSLTRRRP from the coding sequence ATGGGTAACGAGGAGATGGTTCCGCTCGCACACCGGGTGCCGGACCTGGGCGCACTGGAGCTGCTGCTCACGGTGGCGCGGGTCGGCAGCCTGAGCCGTGCGGCGCGCCGCCTGGGCATCACGCAGCCGGCGGCGAGCAGCCGGATCCGGGCGATGGAGACCCGGCTGGGGGTCGCCTTGGTGGACCGCTCCCCGCGCGGCTCGACGCTGACGGCGGAGGGCGCGCTGGTCACGGACTGGGCCCGGCGGGTGGTGGAGGCGGCCGAGGCCTTCGACGCGGGCGCGCAGGCGTTGCGCGGGCGGCGGGACTCGCGGCTGCGGGTGGCCGCCAGCATGACCATCGCCGAGTACCTGCTGCCGGGCTGGCTGATCGCCCTGCGCGGCGAGCGGCCCGACACGGCGGTGTCCCTGCACGCCGGGAACTCGGCGGACGTGGCCCAGCGGGTGCTGACCCACGAGGCCGACCTCGGCTTCGTGGAGGGGCTCAGCGTCCCCGACGGCCTGGACTCGGCGGTCATCGCCCAGGACCGCCTGGTGGTGGCGGTGGCACCGGGGCACCCCTGGGCGCGGCGCTCGAAGGGGGTGGCGGCGGGGGAACTGGCGTCGACGGCGCTGATCCTGCGGGAGCGCGGCTCGGGCACCCGGCAGGTCCTCGACGCCGCGCTGGCCCCCTCGGGCGGGGTGGCGGCCCCGCTGCTGGAGCTCGCCTCCACCACCGCCGTGAAGGCGGCCGCGCTGAGCGGTGCGGGGCCGTGCGTCCTGTCGGAGCTGGCGCTGGGCGACGAACTCGCGGCCCGCCGGCTGGTCGAGGTCCCGGTTCCGGGCGCCGCGCTCGCCCGGGCGCTGCGCGCCGTCTGGCCGTCGGGGGCCCGCCCGGCGGGCCCGGCGCGGGACCTCCTGTCACTGACCCGCCGCCGCCCGTAG